A stretch of Chelmon rostratus isolate fCheRos1 chromosome 18, fCheRos1.pri, whole genome shotgun sequence DNA encodes these proteins:
- the LOC121622386 gene encoding trace amine-associated receptor 1-like produces the protein MYNWRTSTPSTVCVLLYVFLGSLSAVTICGNLLVIISIIYFKQLHTPTNSLILSLAVADLLAGVVAFPFSMEFSLSSCVFSENVFYRYYAVCHPLTYRTKINVHVVVIMIHVTWSVSILVAFGFIIAGIKLEKCKQNCFIDVLLANILGPIFSFYLPVILFLCIYLKIFLVAQKQVRSIQSTKSGATASKMERKATKTLATVMGVFLMCWTPFFLCFSFQLLNHVSVPVAVFESLGWLALSNSMLNPFIYAFFYSWFRSAFRLIISRKIFQGDFSNSKLL, from the exons GAGGACAAGCACACCTTCcacagtatgtgttttattgtatgttttcctcGGCTCATTGTCTGCTGTCACAATATGTGGAAACCTTCTTGTAATAATCTCCATcatttacttcaaacagctccacactcctacaaactctctcatcctttccttgGCAGTAGCTGACCTGCTTGCTGGGGTTGTAGCTTTTCCTTTCAGCATGGAATTCTCTCTaagttcatgtgttttctctgaaaatgtgtttt ACAGATATTATGCAGTGTGTCACCCTCTGACTTATAGAACGAagataaatgttcatgttgttgtcatCATGATCCATGTGACCTGGAGTGTTTCAATTCTAGTTGCATTTGGCTTCATAATTGCAGGAATAAAActtgaaaaatgcaaacaaaattgttttattgatgttcTACTTGCAAACATTTTAGGacccattttctcattttacctcccagtgattttatttctctgtatCTACCTGAAGATTTTCCTTGTTGCACAGAAACAGGTACGCAGCATCCAGAGCACAAAGTCTGGAGCCACTGCcagtaagatggagagaaaagccacTAAAACTCTGGCAACTGTTATGGgagtgtttctgatgtgctggactcctttctttctctgtttttcctttcagcttttgAATCATGTGTCAGTGCCAGTTGCTGTATTTGAAAGTCTTGGTTGGCTTGCACTGTCAAATTCCATGCTCaacccatttatttatgctttcttttacagctggttCAGATCAGCTTTCAGATTGATCATATctagaaaaatatttcaaggtgaTTTTTCCAACTCAAAACTGCTTTGA